The Brevibacillus choshinensis genome includes a region encoding these proteins:
- a CDS encoding gluconate 2-dehydrogenase subunit 3 family protein: MTEESRYPGYDVWEQHTEWDGHTKKIVGSRRTPQVAHQFFTQPEVLLLQTIVSVLVNDHRLEVLTFVTQNLDESAASPIGEAQRKVGVPPKKELYRLGLAGVDAESHAKYGAGFIAAKPEQQQAILQAVSQGQTKDGQAWAGVAPADFFKQILHDTVSAYYSHPLVWSDIGYGGPAYPRGYVRVEKGLTDPWEAKANGK; this comes from the coding sequence ATGACAGAAGAAAGTCGTTACCCGGGATATGACGTGTGGGAACAGCATACAGAGTGGGATGGTCACACCAAAAAAATCGTGGGCTCCCGTCGAACGCCACAAGTCGCCCATCAGTTTTTTACCCAGCCAGAGGTGTTGCTCCTGCAAACGATCGTTAGTGTGCTCGTGAATGATCATCGGCTGGAGGTATTGACCTTCGTGACACAAAATCTGGATGAATCGGCGGCGAGCCCGATTGGCGAAGCACAGCGAAAAGTCGGGGTCCCACCGAAAAAGGAACTGTATCGTCTAGGGCTGGCAGGGGTAGATGCCGAGAGTCATGCGAAGTACGGAGCAGGGTTCATTGCAGCGAAGCCAGAGCAGCAGCAGGCGATCTTGCAAGCCGTTTCCCAAGGGCAAACAAAAGACGGGCAAGCGTGGGCGGGAGTCGCTCCGGCAGACTTTTTCAAACAAATTCTCCACGATACAGTGTCGGCGTATTATTCACATCCGCTGGTCTGGTCCGACATCGGTTACGGGGGCCCTGCTTATCCACGGGGGTATGTCCGGGTGGAGAAAGGCTTGACTGATCCGTGGGAGGCGAAAGCAAATGGCAAGTGA
- a CDS encoding arsenic transporter produces MVWISLLIFIATLTLVIWQPRGLSIGYPAVGGALLALATGVVSFADVAEVTSIVWNATFALVGIIIISLVLDEIGFFEWAALHMARMAKGNGRLMFAYVILLGTVVSALFTNDGTALILTPIVLAQVRALQLEPKMVLAFVMASGFIADTSSLPFVVSNLVNIVSADYFGIGFAKYAARMVLPTFFSVGASLAVLFFYFRSSIPKEVDLTQLKSPQEAIRDQRLFLLAWPILAVLLVGFFMSESFHVPVSFIVTGAALIFCLAAKSSPVIQMRRILKEAPWVVVIFSIGMYVVVWGLHNAKLTDLVRAMLNTLMDDGLLAMTIGAGFISAILSSLMNNLPTVIFNALAIDSTGADGIMREAMIYANVIGSDLGPKITPIGSLATLLWLHVLGRKDVKITWGQYFKTGIVLTVPTLLITLFGLYLTLIWFG; encoded by the coding sequence GTGGTCTGGATCTCATTACTCATTTTTATTGCTACGTTGACCTTGGTTATTTGGCAACCGCGTGGATTGTCCATTGGCTACCCAGCAGTAGGAGGAGCGCTCCTGGCACTTGCTACCGGAGTCGTATCATTCGCCGATGTGGCAGAAGTCACTTCGATTGTCTGGAACGCTACATTTGCGCTGGTTGGAATTATCATCATTTCACTTGTTTTGGATGAAATTGGTTTTTTTGAATGGGCTGCTTTACACATGGCCAGGATGGCAAAGGGAAATGGGCGCTTGATGTTCGCTTACGTCATTTTGCTGGGGACGGTCGTCTCTGCCCTGTTTACCAATGATGGTACAGCATTGATCTTGACGCCGATTGTACTTGCGCAGGTGAGGGCACTACAGCTCGAACCGAAGATGGTGTTAGCCTTCGTGATGGCAAGCGGGTTTATCGCAGATACGAGCTCGCTTCCCTTTGTAGTCAGTAATCTGGTTAACATCGTCTCAGCGGATTATTTCGGGATCGGTTTTGCCAAGTACGCTGCGCGCATGGTGCTACCCACATTCTTTTCCGTGGGGGCGAGTCTTGCTGTCCTGTTCTTCTATTTTCGCAGCAGCATTCCCAAAGAGGTGGATTTGACGCAGCTGAAAAGTCCTCAGGAAGCCATTCGAGACCAGAGGCTCTTCCTTCTGGCTTGGCCGATTCTCGCGGTGCTGCTGGTCGGCTTTTTTATGAGTGAGTCCTTCCACGTCCCCGTCTCTTTTATCGTCACGGGAGCTGCACTCATCTTCTGCTTGGCTGCCAAAAGCAGTCCGGTTATCCAGATGCGTCGCATTCTGAAAGAAGCTCCGTGGGTTGTCGTCATTTTTTCGATTGGGATGTATGTCGTGGTTTGGGGCTTGCACAATGCGAAATTGACGGATCTGGTGAGAGCGATGCTGAATACGCTGATGGATGACGGCTTGCTGGCCATGACGATCGGAGCCGGCTTTATTTCCGCCATCCTTTCGTCCCTGATGAACAACCTGCCGACCGTGATATTTAACGCCCTTGCCATCGACTCTACGGGGGCAGACGGAATCATGCGCGAAGCCATGATCTACGCCAACGTCATCGGCAGCGACCTGGGGCCCAAAATCACCCCGATCGGCTCTCTGGCAACGCTGCTCTGGCTGCATGTCCTCGGCAGGAAAGATGTCAAGATCACATGGGGGCAATATTTCAAGACAGGCATTGTGCTTACGGTGCCGACCTTGCTGATCACGCTGTTTGGCTTATATTTGACGTTGATATGGTTCGGTTGA
- the pstB gene encoding phosphate ABC transporter ATP-binding protein PstB has translation MSVIAVRELNLFYGNKQALYDINLDVESHSITALIGPSGCGKSTFLRTLNRMNDSVANTKITGTVKVFDEDIYSSSVEVERLRKNIGMVFQHPNPFPKSIYDNITYGPKLHGLTDRNKLDEIVENSLKASALWDEVKDVLKKPATGLSGGQQQRLCIARALAVQPKILLMDEPTSALDPISTAKIEELLEELKSIYTIVIVTHNMQQAARISDKTAFFLNGELVEFDVTPAIFQNPRDKRTEDYITGRFG, from the coding sequence ATGAGTGTGATTGCAGTCCGGGAGTTAAACCTCTTCTACGGTAATAAGCAGGCCCTCTATGATATAAATCTCGATGTGGAATCCCATTCGATCACAGCCTTGATCGGACCGTCTGGATGCGGGAAATCCACCTTTTTGCGGACACTAAACCGGATGAATGATTCGGTTGCTAATACAAAGATCACGGGAACCGTGAAAGTGTTTGACGAAGACATTTACAGCTCGAGTGTCGAGGTGGAACGCCTGCGCAAAAATATCGGGATGGTGTTCCAACACCCGAACCCGTTTCCCAAAAGCATTTACGACAATATCACGTACGGTCCCAAGCTGCATGGATTGACGGATCGCAACAAGCTGGACGAAATCGTGGAGAACAGCTTGAAGGCATCGGCGCTGTGGGATGAGGTCAAGGATGTGCTGAAAAAGCCAGCCACAGGATTGTCCGGCGGTCAGCAGCAACGTCTGTGCATCGCGCGTGCTCTCGCTGTTCAGCCCAAAATTTTGTTGATGGACGAACCAACATCAGCACTCGACCCAATCTCGACGGCCAAAATCGAAGAACTGCTGGAAGAACTCAAGAGCATCTACACGATTGTCATTGTGACGCACAATATGCAGCAAGCGGCACGTATCTCTGACAAGACGGCTTTTTTCCTCAATGGTGAATTGGTAGAGTTCGACGTTACTCCGGCCATCTTCCAAAATCCGCGTGATAAACGAACAGAAGATTACATTACCGGACGTTTCGGATAA
- a CDS encoding methyl-accepting chemotaxis protein, whose amino-acid sequence MLRKKRKGNASIHYRSIFTRLFFGILAMVVGMMAIAAFFISYQSEAMLNEKTNQQLKDAATSAMQKASSRVQTIETALQSFGSTYKNSKLSNGQTFGILSDIVNGNPTISEIQVATTDGRYLTFPSSPLTADYDPRKTDWFAGALEQKKTFVSDVFQFSQTEFPKIAVSLPLLDEDEETVGVIVAFVSVPKLSEFIGQIKVGDTGYAMIVDRLGKLVAHPDKTYALKRPSMDQLNIVQDVIAGQSGFKQVTLNGSEYFSAYQYDSSLKWGMIVVQSVAEVKREVHTLQLTILAVSVVGLGALAALLYLFVRKIIKPVKEVQQKMTSFSEGDLFQTMQVQTNDEIRQLADSFNSMSNQIRFIIGKIQHVIVDVKQVAHHVGNGSRHSHAMQTEVVTVTERLSQEMDHQQVQIDDIHTIMAGITQEMSRITESMETAVTQNEESRKQSVMAASSIDTLKDNMHKISEDMKSSLHAMSAMKESMVDIRDILDLISQISKRTKLLSFNARIEASRAGQAGLGFGIVADEIRQLSEQTEEATARIEQVIKSGETRMERVSDCLELTDHATINGIHTLHQTTDIFRQTVQISETITTQFETIRQLSASIHQQSQSIQERVDSLSLSAQEVVSGTQQAVAATQESLSLSEQFLHDSERLTSIIEDLEQEISFFRTEEKLSA is encoded by the coding sequence ATGCTGAGAAAAAAACGTAAGGGCAATGCGTCTATTCATTATCGTTCCATCTTCACCCGGCTGTTCTTCGGAATTTTGGCGATGGTCGTTGGCATGATGGCCATAGCGGCATTCTTTATCAGTTATCAATCCGAAGCCATGCTCAATGAGAAAACCAACCAGCAGTTGAAGGATGCTGCCACCTCCGCCATGCAGAAAGCAAGCAGTCGTGTTCAGACCATTGAAACCGCCTTGCAATCATTCGGCTCCACGTACAAAAACAGCAAGCTTTCAAATGGTCAGACGTTCGGGATCTTGTCTGATATCGTAAATGGCAACCCAACGATTTCTGAAATCCAAGTAGCGACCACAGATGGGCGATACTTGACCTTTCCTAGCTCGCCTCTCACTGCCGACTACGACCCTCGAAAGACAGACTGGTTTGCAGGGGCACTCGAACAGAAAAAGACTTTTGTCTCGGACGTTTTCCAGTTTTCCCAGACGGAATTCCCCAAGATCGCGGTCTCCCTCCCCTTGCTAGACGAGGACGAGGAAACTGTCGGCGTGATTGTCGCCTTCGTCTCTGTCCCCAAGCTTAGCGAGTTCATCGGGCAGATTAAGGTGGGTGATACAGGATATGCCATGATCGTCGACCGGTTAGGAAAGCTGGTGGCCCATCCTGATAAAACCTACGCGCTCAAACGGCCCTCGATGGATCAGCTAAACATCGTTCAAGACGTGATCGCAGGTCAATCCGGGTTCAAGCAGGTAACACTGAATGGCTCCGAATACTTTAGTGCCTATCAGTACGACAGCTCGCTCAAATGGGGCATGATCGTCGTCCAGTCCGTAGCAGAGGTAAAACGGGAAGTCCATACGCTGCAGCTGACGATTCTCGCAGTCTCTGTCGTCGGTCTCGGAGCGCTCGCCGCTCTCTTATATTTGTTCGTCCGCAAAATTATCAAACCAGTGAAAGAAGTCCAGCAAAAAATGACGTCCTTCAGTGAAGGGGATCTGTTTCAAACGATGCAGGTCCAGACCAATGACGAAATCCGTCAGCTCGCTGACAGTTTTAATAGCATGAGCAACCAGATTCGTTTCATCATCGGAAAGATTCAGCATGTGATCGTGGATGTCAAACAGGTCGCGCATCATGTGGGTAACGGTTCCCGCCACTCACACGCGATGCAAACCGAAGTCGTCACCGTAACCGAACGACTTTCACAGGAAATGGACCATCAGCAAGTGCAAATCGATGATATCCATACCATCATGGCCGGCATCACACAAGAAATGTCCCGAATTACGGAATCAATGGAGACAGCCGTCACGCAGAATGAGGAGTCGCGCAAGCAAAGTGTCATGGCAGCTTCGTCCATTGATACGTTAAAGGACAATATGCACAAGATTTCGGAAGACATGAAATCCTCGCTGCACGCCATGTCAGCGATGAAAGAAAGCATGGTGGATATCAGAGACATCCTCGACTTGATCTCACAAATTTCAAAACGGACCAAGCTGCTATCCTTCAACGCAAGGATTGAGGCATCTCGCGCAGGACAGGCAGGGTTAGGCTTCGGTATCGTAGCGGATGAAATCCGTCAGTTGTCCGAGCAAACAGAAGAAGCGACAGCCCGCATCGAACAGGTCATCAAATCAGGCGAAACACGGATGGAACGAGTCTCGGATTGTCTGGAACTGACTGATCACGCAACCATCAACGGGATCCATACCCTTCATCAGACAACGGACATCTTCCGGCAAACGGTCCAAATCAGCGAAACGATCACCACACAGTTTGAAACGATCAGACAGCTATCCGCTTCCATTCATCAACAAAGCCAATCCATCCAGGAACGTGTAGATAGCCTCTCCTTATCGGCACAGGAAGTCGTCTCAGGTACACAGCAAGCCGTTGCCGCCACACAAGAAAGCCTGTCTCTATCCGAACAATTCCTGCATGATTCCGAGCGCCTCACATCCATCATCGAAGATTTGGAACAGGAAATTAGCTTCTTCCGAACAGAAGAAAAGCTCTCCGCATAG
- the pstB gene encoding phosphate ABC transporter ATP-binding protein PstB, with the protein MSVLTTQDTIIQTRDVSVFYGEKRAVNNINMDIERNSVTAFIGPSGCGKSTLLRSLNRMNDLVPSCRVTGSIVVDGIDINSEQVNIEGLRQVVGMVFQRANPFFKSIFENIAFAPRFHGMRDKRELEELVETSLRKAALWDEVKDRLKDSALSLSGGQQQRLCIARAIAMQPTILLLDEPASALDPISTMKIEELVMQLKEEYTIVIVTHNLHQAARISEKTAFFLLGELVEMNETSKIFTSPENEKTEAYISGRFG; encoded by the coding sequence ATGTCCGTACTCACCACGCAAGACACGATTATTCAAACCCGCGACGTTTCGGTTTTTTATGGAGAAAAGCGTGCGGTCAATAATATTAACATGGATATTGAACGAAATTCAGTGACAGCTTTTATCGGTCCTTCTGGTTGCGGAAAGTCGACACTCTTGCGCAGCCTGAATCGGATGAACGATCTCGTGCCTTCTTGCCGTGTCACTGGCTCGATTGTCGTCGACGGGATCGATATCAACAGCGAACAGGTGAATATCGAGGGGTTGCGTCAAGTAGTCGGTATGGTATTCCAACGCGCCAATCCTTTCTTCAAATCCATTTTTGAAAACATCGCGTTTGCTCCTCGTTTCCACGGGATGCGAGACAAACGTGAGCTGGAAGAGCTAGTCGAAACCAGCCTGCGCAAAGCAGCGCTCTGGGATGAGGTCAAGGATCGCTTGAAGGATTCGGCACTCTCACTCTCCGGTGGTCAACAGCAGCGCCTGTGCATCGCTCGTGCGATCGCGATGCAGCCGACGATCTTGCTCCTGGATGAGCCAGCTTCTGCATTGGATCCGATTTCCACCATGAAGATCGAGGAATTGGTCATGCAGCTGAAGGAAGAGTACACAATTGTGATTGTGACTCATAACCTGCACCAGGCTGCTCGTATTTCCGAAAAGACCGCGTTTTTCTTGCTAGGGGAATTGGTGGAAATGAATGAGACGTCGAAAATCTTCACATCGCCTGAAAATGAAAAAACGGAAGCGTATATCAGCGGACGTTTTGGATGA
- the pstA gene encoding phosphate ABC transporter permease PstA gives MRARVMDRAATVILTLIAILIIGTLVGLLGFILTQGWHKLNLDFLTSPPDIVNAGGGIGPQLFNSLYLLVLTMLIALPIGIGAGIYMAEYAPDNKFTQFIRMSIEVLSSLPSIVVGLFGLLVFVNMTGWGYTLFSGALALTVFNLPLLVRVTEDALRNVPRSQKEASLALGITKWRTIVSVILPAALPGILTGAILASGRVFGEAAALLFTAGMSSPNLNFTDFSLTSPTSPLNPFRPAETLAVHIWKVNSEGLTPDARDVADGASAVLIIAVLLFNVSARWFGTWVYKKMTSGSN, from the coding sequence ATGAGAGCAAGAGTCATGGACCGTGCAGCAACGGTTATTCTGACCCTGATTGCCATTTTGATTATCGGTACGCTAGTGGGCTTGCTCGGTTTTATTTTGACCCAGGGCTGGCACAAGCTGAATTTAGACTTCCTCACATCTCCTCCTGACATTGTAAATGCAGGCGGCGGGATTGGACCGCAGTTGTTCAATTCCTTGTACTTGCTGGTATTGACGATGCTTATCGCATTGCCGATCGGTATCGGAGCAGGTATTTATATGGCTGAATACGCGCCGGATAACAAGTTTACCCAGTTTATCCGCATGAGTATAGAAGTATTGTCTTCGCTTCCGTCCATTGTCGTTGGTCTGTTTGGTTTGCTCGTCTTCGTAAATATGACCGGATGGGGGTACACCCTGTTTTCTGGTGCTTTGGCACTGACGGTGTTCAATTTGCCCCTGCTGGTTCGTGTGACCGAGGATGCTTTGCGTAACGTACCTCGCAGCCAAAAGGAAGCGAGCCTGGCTTTAGGGATTACCAAATGGCGCACGATTGTCTCTGTTATTTTACCTGCAGCACTCCCAGGAATTCTCACCGGGGCGATTCTCGCATCGGGTCGTGTGTTTGGGGAAGCGGCAGCGTTGCTCTTTACTGCGGGGATGTCTTCACCTAACTTGAATTTTACCGACTTTTCGTTGACTAGTCCTACTTCTCCGCTCAATCCGTTCCGTCCAGCCGAAACATTAGCTGTACACATCTGGAAGGTGAACAGTGAAGGATTGACGCCAGATGCTCGTGATGTTGCCGATGGTGCTTCTGCCGTACTGATTATTGCGGTGCTGCTCTTTAACGTATCTGCTCGTTGGTTCGGCACATGGGTATACAAAAAGATGACGTCGGGATCCAACTAA
- the pstC gene encoding phosphate ABC transporter permease subunit PstC yields the protein MLTYNKRQFTENITGRTVALVCAALLVIVVLSITYFIASKGLSTFFVNGVSISEFLTQVKWDPEGEPAMYGVFPFILGSFLVTALAAIIAAPLGIGAAIFMTEIFPGFGKKVLKPVIELLVGIPSVVYGYVGLSLLVPFIREQFDVLGFSLLAGGLVLALMILPTITSVATDAIEAVPQDLRNASLALGATRWQTIWNVVLHSSLPGCLTAIVLGMARAFGEALAVQMVIGNTTKLPGSLLDPISTLTSGITLNMGNTIQGTPYNNALWSMALLLLAMSFIFIMILRILGRKRAVK from the coding sequence ATGTTGACGTACAACAAACGTCAATTCACTGAAAACATTACCGGTAGGACCGTGGCGTTGGTATGTGCGGCTTTGCTGGTCATTGTTGTCTTATCGATTACCTATTTTATTGCATCCAAGGGGCTTTCCACGTTTTTTGTGAATGGCGTGAGTATTAGTGAATTTTTAACACAGGTGAAATGGGATCCAGAGGGCGAACCGGCCATGTACGGCGTATTCCCGTTTATCCTGGGCTCGTTTCTGGTTACTGCGCTGGCGGCGATTATCGCAGCACCACTCGGTATCGGTGCCGCTATTTTTATGACGGAGATTTTTCCGGGCTTCGGGAAAAAGGTATTGAAGCCTGTCATCGAGCTGCTCGTTGGGATTCCGTCTGTCGTTTACGGTTATGTGGGTCTTAGCTTGCTCGTCCCGTTCATTCGGGAGCAGTTTGACGTACTTGGCTTTAGTCTTTTGGCTGGTGGACTTGTACTGGCATTGATGATTCTTCCTACGATCACTAGCGTTGCGACTGATGCGATTGAGGCCGTACCGCAAGACTTGCGGAATGCGTCTCTGGCTCTGGGTGCGACGCGCTGGCAGACGATTTGGAATGTCGTGTTGCACTCTTCGCTTCCAGGCTGTTTGACAGCCATTGTATTGGGCATGGCTCGTGCGTTTGGGGAAGCGCTGGCTGTACAGATGGTTATCGGAAACACCACAAAGCTTCCGGGCAGTCTGCTGGATCCAATCAGCACACTGACGAGTGGAATTACCTTGAACATGGGGAACACAATTCAAGGCACTCCTTATAACAATGCACTCTGGTCAATGGCTTTGCTGCTCTTGGCGATGTCCTTTATCTTCATCATGATCCTGCGCATTCTCGGCAGAAAAAGGGCGGTGAAATAA